The sequence GGCTCTTCCCAACTTTTGGTGACACTCAAAATTTTGAGAGAATAAAAAGGTAGCTCCCTTGAGGTGCTCTACCCATGGAATCACTTCAGTTTCTCCTGCCCAGTGCGAGTGTGCTCCGTTTAGATCAGTATGAATTAGATCGCGAGGCTAAGCACCTCACCCTTCATGCCTCCTCCATCCAAACCACAGTCCAATGCCCATTATGTGGATGGTTGACGGAGCGGATGCACAGCCACTACAACCGAACACTGGTCGACCTTCCCTGTGTCGACGTCCATCTGACGTTGCTCATTCACGTCAGTAAGTTTTTCTGTGTCAATCGAGAGTGCGAGCGCCGCATTTTTACGGAACGCTTTCCGGGGGTTGCGGCTCCCTGGGCCAGAAAAACGGTCCGACTGGTGCATCGGATGCAAAAGATTGGCCTGGCCTTAGGCGGAGCTGCCGGGGCTCGTTTGGGGGCTCAGCTCGACTATGTTGGTTGTGGCAGTACGGTGTTGAATCAACTGCAACAGCTTCCCTTACCTGAGTTTGAAGTGCCCAAGGTGCTCGGGGTTGACGATTTTGCCTTCCGCAAAGGTCATACCTATGGCACCATCCTGGTGGATTTAGACCACCATGCTCCCATCGCGCTGCTGCCCGATCGTCAGGCGGCAACCTTGGCCGATTGGCTCCGGGCACATCCTGGCATCGAAATCTTGTCGCGAGACCGTTCCAAAACCTACAAACGGGCGATGACGGAGGGGGCTCCCCAGGCGATTCAGGTCGCCGACCGATTTCACCTGGTTCAGAACTTGAGTGAAACGTTAGAAAGTACGTTAAAGGGCTATGCCACTGACCTCAAAGCGATGGAGCAAGCCCAGCACCAGACGGTTGCCCATCGCTGTCCCAACACCGTTGTGGCTACGCCTCAACCGACAGCAACGGTGAAGGCGGCACAACAGACCCAGGATGCCCATCAACAGCGGATTGAGCATCAGAAAACGATAAAAGCGCTCCATGCGCAAAGCTGGTCACAGGTCGCGATTGCCCAAGCCGTTGGGTTGAGCCCCCGCACCGTCCAACGGTATCTCTGTCAACCAGATTTCCCAGACTCCCCACCTCGACGGAGCACCTTTGGTCAGGGCATCCTCGACCCGTACAAGCCTCAGGTTCTGGAATGGTGGAATGATGGAATTCGGCAACCTCATGACCTGATGGTCTTCTTGCAAGTGCAAGGGTTTACCGGCAGTGAACGAACCCTGCAGCGTTACATCAAAGGTCTCCGAGCAGCCCAGGGTCTACCCCCAGTCCGAATCAAACCGGTTTCGCCGTTGCCTCAGGTGATTGACCCCCAACGCCCTCCACTCACTCCCCGACGGATGGCCTATTTGATGGTGCTGCAGCCCAAAAATCGAGCCGCTGAAGATACAGAACTCTTGCAACGCCTGGCCCAGCATCCAGACTTGGCCAAGGTGGCTACCCTCGCCGATGAGTTTTTAGGCTTACTCCGCAAGCCCCAAGCTGAGGGTCTGGATGACTGGCTAAAACAAGCGATATCCAGTGCTTTCAAACCCTTTCAGTCCTTCGCCAACGGGTTGTTTGACGATTATGAGGCGGTCAAAGCCAGTTTGACCACAGCCGTTAGCAAT is a genomic window of Leptolyngbya sp. CCY15150 containing:
- a CDS encoding ISL3 family transposase — protein: MESLQFLLPSASVLRLDQYELDREAKHLTLHASSIQTTVQCPLCGWLTERMHSHYNRTLVDLPCVDVHLTLLIHVSKFFCVNRECERRIFTERFPGVAAPWARKTVRLVHRMQKIGLALGGAAGARLGAQLDYVGCGSTVLNQLQQLPLPEFEVPKVLGVDDFAFRKGHTYGTILVDLDHHAPIALLPDRQAATLADWLRAHPGIEILSRDRSKTYKRAMTEGAPQAIQVADRFHLVQNLSETLESTLKGYATDLKAMEQAQHQTVAHRCPNTVVATPQPTATVKAAQQTQDAHQQRIEHQKTIKALHAQSWSQVAIAQAVGLSPRTVQRYLCQPDFPDSPPRRSTFGQGILDPYKPQVLEWWNDGIRQPHDLMVFLQVQGFTGSERTLQRYIKGLRAAQGLPPVRIKPVSPLPQVIDPQRPPLTPRRMAYLMVLQPKNRAAEDTELLQRLAQHPDLAKVATLADEFLGLLRKPQAEGLDDWLKQAISSAFKPFQSFANGLFDDYEAVKASLTTAVSNGPVEGLNNRLKMLKRQMYGRAGLDLLAKRFIMAV